The region GACCAGCGCCACTGTCGTTGCCGACGGCAGTCCTTCATCCTGGCTGTCGATGGAATCATTGATGGCGATCTCACTCATGAGAGCTCCTCGGGACGGTTTTTGCTTGGCAACGGCCTCCGGCGCAAGCGCGGCCGCGAGGCGATCGTGGTCTATGGCGGGAGGTGGAGACGATCTCTCCGATATGTGATCTATCCGTGATATACCGGCAGGCGTCGAGTGCATTTTTCGCAGTGCAGCGTCCTGCTATGTGCATATGTCCGTTGCAATATTTGCATTTCTGATATTCTTGCGGAAAGGCTGATGCGCTTGAAATCGCCAATGCCGCAACCATCTCAGGGCAAAGGCAGGAGCATTTCCGCGCCAGGGACGGGAGCCCTCATGAAGCTTGTAGGCTTTTTCAATCGCGACGGCGGCACCTTCAGGACCACCGACATGCTGGCCTACGAAAAGAGGGCGGAGGAGGCGTTCCGCGACGCGGGGCACGATTTCGACGCTATCGTCTTCTCCGGAAAAGAGATTATTCCCGCCATGGAGCGGGCGGCCAAGCGCGACGATATCGACGGCATCGTCGCCGGCGGCGGCGACGGCACGATTTCGGCGGCGGCATCGATCGCCTGGAAAAACGGCATTGCCCTCGGCGTCGTGCCGGCCGGCACGATGAACCTCTTTGCCCGCTCGCTGCGCGTGCCGCTCGATATCTGGCAGGCGCTCGATGTGCTGGCCACCGGCGAGATCGACAATGTCGATATCGCCAGCGCCAACGGCCGCCCGTTCATCCACCAGTTTTCCGCCGGCCTGCATGCCCGCATGGTGCGCTACCGCAACGCCTACAGCTATCGTTCGCGGCTCGGCAAGATCCGGGCGAGCACGAAGGCCGCCCTTGGCGTCATCTTCAACCCGCCGGAATTCGAAGTGGAGTTCGAGGCGGCGGGGATGCGTGAACGCCGCCGGGTGTCGGCGATTTCGGTCTCCAACAATCCCTTCGGCGAGAACGCGCTGCTCTACGCCGATAATCTGACAAGCGGCGAACTCGGCTTCTATACGGCCAATCCGCTGAAACCCATCGGCGTCGCCCGCCTCGCCATCGACATGCTGCGCGGCAAGGTCCGCGAGAACGCCGATGTCATGGTGATGCATCCGGCGGAAGTGCAACTGCATTTCCCGAAACTGCGCTCCAAGGCCAATTGCGTCATGGACGGCGAGCTGCTGCCGCTTGCACGCGACGTTTCCATCCGGCTGCATCCGGGCGAGTTGAAGGTCCTCGTCAAGCAGGGTCTCGCCGCGCAGGTGGATGCGGCCGAACGCCGCGAGCCCGCAGCCTGAGGCCGGATGCTTCAGAGCCGCGGCAGATAGGTGCGATAGTCGAAATCCGAAACGCTGCGCAGATGCGCCAGCGCTTCCTTGCGCTTGGTGTCGCCGTAAAGCGCCTGATAACGTGCGCCGAAGATGTCGGCGATGAAGGGCGAGGCACGGAAAGTCTCGACTGCGCTGAGGAAATCATGCGTCAACCGCGCCGTATTCGCCGGTATGTGTGAAGGCGTCGTCTCCGCGCCGGGGTCGAGGTCGCCATCGAGGCCAAGGAGCATGCCGCCGAGGATCGCTGCAAGCAGCAGATAGGGATTGGCATCGGCGCCGGCGACGCGGTGCTCGATGCGGGCGGCCGGCCCGTCCTGATCGGGGATGCGGATCGCCGTGCCGCGATGGCCGCTGCCCCAGGTCAGGTCGACCGGCGCGAACGAGCCCGGCTGGAAGCGGCGGTAGGAGTTGGCGAAGGGGGCGAAGATCAACTGCGCCGCGCGCATGCTGTCGAGCAGCCCTGCCGTGACCGATTTCAGGAGCTTCGGCTCGCCGCCCTTGGTATCGAGGATATTGCGGCCCTGGCTGTCGATGATGCTGGCATGCACATGCAGGCCGGAGCCGGCATGATCGGAATAGGGCTTGGCCATGCAGGTCGATTTCAGCCCGTGGCGGCGCGCCGCCTGCTCGGCGATGCGCTTCAAATAGAGGCAATCGTCGGCGGCGGCGAGCGCATCGGGTCGGTGCAGCAGGTTGACCTCGAACTGGCCCGGGCCGAACTCCGCCGTCGTCGCCTCCGCCGGCAGTCCTTGCGCCTTCGCATAGGCCCTCAGCGTCCCGAGATAGCCGTCGAGCGCGTCGACGGCGCTCATGTCGTAGAGCTGGAAACCATTCGGTTCGCCGCGATAGGTCAGGCTTTCGGGCGGGGAAGGGCGGCCGGTCGCGCGCCAGTCCCCCGACATCACGTAGAATTCCAGCTCGGTCGCCACCACAGGCGTCAGGCCGCGCGCCGTATAGCGCTCGACCACCGAGGCGAGGATGGCGCGCGGATCCATGAAGCTCGGGCTGCCGTCGAATTCATGCATGGTGGCAAGCACCTGCATCGAACCTTCGGGCGCCCAGGGCATCGACGCCAGGCTGCGCCGGTCGGGGATGACCTTGCCGTCCGGATCGCCGATCGTCAGCGACAGGCCGGTAATGTCGTCATTGTCGTCGCCCCAGATGTCGAGCGACTGCGTCGAGGTCGGCAGGCGAATGTCGCCGGCCCAGATCTTGCCTTCGGCGCCGGATGGAAGCTGCTTGCCGCGCAGCTCGCCGTTCATGCCGACGATCAGGATTTCGAGACGCGGGTCGCCGCCCTCGGTCTTGCCGTCCATCCTGTCGCTTGCCATGACCTTGAAAATCCTCCGGGACAAGGCCAAGCTCCTATCCCATCGATAGCAGCCTTTCAATCCGCGAGGGTTTTCACCTTATGCCCGATATTTATCCGCCCTCGAATCTCGCCGCGATCGACGCCGCGCACCATCTGCATCCCTTCGCCGACATGAAGAAGCTGAATGCCGATGGCGCGCGCATCATTCAGCGCGGCGAGGGCGTCCATATCTTCGACAACCATGGCAGGAAATATCTCGATGGCTTCGCCGGCCTCTGGTGCGTCAATATCGGCTATGGCCGCCGGGAGATCACCGAGGCCGTCGCACGGCAGATGACCGAACTGCCCTATTACAACACCTTCTTCGGCACGAGTTCGGCGCCCGCGACGCTGCTGGCCCAGAAGGTCACCGCCCATGCCGGCGAGCGGTTCAATCATATCTTCTTCACCGGCTCCGGCTCGGAGGCGAACGACACCTGGTTCCGCATGGCCGGTGTCTACTGGAGCGCCGTCGGCAAGCCGTCGAAGAAGATCGTGATCGCGAGAAAGAACGGTTATCACGGCTCGACCGTCGCCGGCGCCAGCCTCG is a window of Rhizobium sp. N324 DNA encoding:
- a CDS encoding glutamine synthetase family protein, whose translation is MASDRMDGKTEGGDPRLEILIVGMNGELRGKQLPSGAEGKIWAGDIRLPTSTQSLDIWGDDNDDITGLSLTIGDPDGKVIPDRRSLASMPWAPEGSMQVLATMHEFDGSPSFMDPRAILASVVERYTARGLTPVVATELEFYVMSGDWRATGRPSPPESLTYRGEPNGFQLYDMSAVDALDGYLGTLRAYAKAQGLPAEATTAEFGPGQFEVNLLHRPDALAAADDCLYLKRIAEQAARRHGLKSTCMAKPYSDHAGSGLHVHASIIDSQGRNILDTKGGEPKLLKSVTAGLLDSMRAAQLIFAPFANSYRRFQPGSFAPVDLTWGSGHRGTAIRIPDQDGPAARIEHRVAGADANPYLLLAAILGGMLLGLDGDLDPGAETTPSHIPANTARLTHDFLSAVETFRASPFIADIFGARYQALYGDTKRKEALAHLRSVSDFDYRTYLPRL
- a CDS encoding diacylglycerol/lipid kinase family protein, with the protein product MKLVGFFNRDGGTFRTTDMLAYEKRAEEAFRDAGHDFDAIVFSGKEIIPAMERAAKRDDIDGIVAGGGDGTISAAASIAWKNGIALGVVPAGTMNLFARSLRVPLDIWQALDVLATGEIDNVDIASANGRPFIHQFSAGLHARMVRYRNAYSYRSRLGKIRASTKAALGVIFNPPEFEVEFEAAGMRERRRVSAISVSNNPFGENALLYADNLTSGELGFYTANPLKPIGVARLAIDMLRGKVRENADVMVMHPAEVQLHFPKLRSKANCVMDGELLPLARDVSIRLHPGELKVLVKQGLAAQVDAAERREPAA